A region from the Paenibacillus humicola genome encodes:
- a CDS encoding Lrp/AsnC family transcriptional regulator, with protein MQNKSLSEFPNVHIDEIDRKIIGELLANARISYTDLAKEIGLSRVAVQARINTLIEQGVIERFTAVVNPAKMGITVSAFFNVEVEPKSLQQIADILAEEPAVTSLYHMTGPSKLHMHGLFADNQEMESFLKEKLYPLPGITSVDCQVLITRHKSRMGLRL; from the coding sequence ATGCAGAACAAGTCCTTATCCGAATTCCCGAACGTGCACATCGACGAAATCGACCGGAAAATTATCGGCGAGCTGCTTGCGAACGCCCGCATCTCGTATACGGATCTGGCCAAGGAAATCGGCCTTTCGCGCGTCGCCGTTCAGGCCAGGATCAATACGCTGATCGAGCAGGGCGTCATCGAAAGGTTTACGGCGGTCGTCAATCCCGCGAAAATGGGGATCACCGTTTCGGCCTTTTTCAACGTCGAAGTCGAGCCGAAATCGCTGCAGCAAATCGCGGACATTTTGGCGGAGGAGCCGGCCGTGACGAGCCTGTATCATATGACCGGGCCCAGCAAGCTGCACATGCACGGCCTTTTTGCCGACAACCAGGAGATGGAATCGTTTCTGAAGGAAAAGCTGTACCCGCTGCCGGGCATCACAAGCGTCGACTGCCAGGTACTGATCACGCGGCATAAGAGCCGCATGGGATTGAGGTTATGA
- a CDS encoding chromate transporter yields MSVFGKDNRYRQLASAMARTGILGYGGGPSVIPLIRYEAVTRYGWLKDEEFGEVLAIANALPGPIATKIAAYLGYREKGWPGAAVAMLAHILPSAAAMIALMSIVQLLSKSRIVAGMIHAVTPVIAVMIGMMAYEFAQRTVKGMGKWMGAAMFAVSFLLLEVVPVHPAIVIVLFLAYGAVHFKTTERLQAWRLKRKSRKGESSTWSG; encoded by the coding sequence ATGAGTGTATTTGGAAAAGACAACCGTTACCGGCAGCTGGCCTCGGCCATGGCGCGGACCGGGATTCTGGGCTACGGCGGAGGCCCGTCGGTCATCCCGCTCATCCGCTACGAGGCGGTGACCCGCTACGGCTGGCTGAAGGACGAGGAGTTCGGCGAGGTGCTCGCCATCGCGAACGCGCTGCCGGGGCCGATCGCCACGAAGATCGCCGCTTACCTCGGGTACCGGGAAAAAGGCTGGCCCGGCGCGGCCGTCGCGATGCTCGCCCACATTCTTCCCTCCGCGGCGGCGATGATCGCGCTCATGTCGATCGTGCAGCTGCTGAGCAAATCGCGCATTGTCGCCGGCATGATCCATGCCGTAACGCCGGTCATCGCCGTCATGATCGGCATGATGGCGTACGAGTTCGCGCAGCGCACGGTCAAAGGAATGGGCAAATGGATGGGCGCGGCCATGTTCGCCGTGTCTTTCCTGCTGCTGGAGGTCGTCCCCGTTCACCCGGCCATCGTCATCGTGCTGTTTCTGGCTTACGGGGCCGTTCATTTCAAAACCACGGAGCGTCTGCAAGCCTGGCGCCTGAAACGAAAAAGCCGCAAGGGGGAATCGTCGACATGGAGTGGCTGA
- a CDS encoding chromate transporter, protein MEWLKIVIGFFLANALGYGGGPSSIPLMYREIVTHYGWLNDLQFSNMLALGNTLPGPIATKIAAFVGFNQAGTVGLIAALAATAIPSAAALIFMLSLLHKYRQSVVVKGMTLLVQPVIAIMMVVLTWQMAAGTIKGIGIWQSLGIAAVAFWAMGIRKIHPAFVILAAFAYGGLVLSHV, encoded by the coding sequence ATGGAGTGGCTGAAAATCGTCATCGGTTTTTTCCTTGCGAACGCGCTCGGCTACGGTGGCGGTCCGTCGTCGATCCCGCTCATGTACAGGGAAATTGTAACGCATTACGGCTGGCTGAACGATTTGCAGTTTTCCAACATGCTGGCGCTCGGCAACACGCTGCCCGGACCGATCGCCACCAAAATCGCCGCCTTCGTCGGCTTCAACCAGGCCGGAACGGTCGGGCTTATCGCCGCGCTCGCGGCGACGGCCATCCCGTCTGCGGCAGCGCTGATCTTCATGCTCAGCCTGCTGCACAAATACCGGCAGTCGGTCGTCGTCAAAGGCATGACGCTGCTCGTGCAGCCGGTCATCGCGATCATGATGGTCGTGCTGACGTGGCAGATGGCGGCGGGCACGATCAAGGGCATCGGCATCTGGCAGTCGCTCGGCATTGCGGCCGTCGCGTTCTGGGCGATGGGCATCCGCAAAATCCATCCCGCCTTCGTCATTCTCGCCGCTTTCGCTTACGGCGGGTTGGTATTGTCGCACGTATGA
- a CDS encoding SPL family radical SAM protein, with the protein MAAKKSYEPVETKMTLNRVTAKSMPFDWSINPYRGCAHGCSFCYARAFQSFIGREADDEFQNRITIKQNAAEALEAQLAKKLKRHGGGLEAMAREIGTVAIGTATDPYQPVEGKAFITRECLKVLAKYRLRTSITTRSPLILRDLDVLTAMRIESVNISINTLRADISRKLEPASPFPAKRLETVETLCRSGIKAGLFIAPILPCLTDSAKDLEQLISAAKAHRAAFAYASVLRLSPDVKAWYMHTLETHFPHLLRAYGSLYAGAYANRAYADRVMELAKKLLERYGFAGRGMRRDAVRPDEAGGMAAATINEFAGEQAAPKQSSRPEAVEQLQFTF; encoded by the coding sequence ATGGCGGCGAAGAAAAGCTACGAGCCCGTCGAGACGAAGATGACGCTGAACCGCGTCACGGCGAAATCGATGCCGTTCGACTGGTCGATCAATCCGTACCGGGGCTGCGCGCACGGATGCAGCTTCTGCTATGCGCGGGCGTTCCAGAGCTTCATCGGGCGGGAAGCGGACGACGAATTCCAGAACCGGATCACGATCAAGCAAAATGCCGCCGAAGCGCTGGAGGCTCAATTGGCCAAAAAGCTAAAACGGCACGGCGGCGGCCTCGAAGCGATGGCGCGCGAAATCGGCACGGTCGCCATCGGAACGGCCACCGACCCGTACCAGCCGGTCGAAGGCAAAGCGTTCATCACGCGGGAGTGCCTGAAGGTGCTGGCCAAATACCGACTCCGGACCTCGATTACGACGCGCTCTCCGCTCATTCTGCGCGATCTCGACGTGCTGACCGCGATGCGCATCGAGTCGGTCAACATCAGCATCAACACGCTGCGCGCCGACATCTCCCGCAAGCTGGAGCCCGCGTCGCCGTTTCCCGCCAAACGGCTGGAAACGGTCGAGACGCTCTGCCGCAGCGGCATCAAGGCGGGCCTTTTCATCGCGCCGATCCTTCCCTGCCTGACCGATTCGGCCAAAGATCTGGAGCAGCTGATTTCCGCCGCCAAAGCGCACCGCGCCGCCTTCGCCTATGCGTCCGTGCTGCGGCTGTCGCCGGATGTGAAGGCGTGGTACATGCATACGCTGGAAACGCATTTTCCCCACCTGCTGCGGGCATACGGCAGCCTGTATGCCGGCGCGTACGCCAATCGCGCGTACGCCGACCGTGTAATGGAACTGGCCAAGAAGCTTTTGGAACGGTACGGATTTGCAGGAAGGGGTATGCGCCGTGACGCGGTGCGTCCGGACGAGGCCGGCGGAATGGCGGCCGCTACCATTAACGAATTCGCTGGGGAGCAGGCTGCACCAAAGCAGTCCTCCCGGCCCGAAGCCGTGGAGCAGCTGCAGTTTACGTTTTAA
- a CDS encoding helix-turn-helix transcriptional regulator, with translation MRADRLIAILMFLQNRGRMTSRELADKLEVSERTVHRDMEALSAAGIPVVAERGSGGGWSLAEGYRTDLTGMKSKEMQSLLLAQPSSVLHDLGMTGVFEGAFRKLLASLPEALRQEAEVVRRRIHVDGAGWHEAAGEQVPSLPLVQEAVWAERTLRFRYRRGDGTESAERIVCPLGLVAKNGIWYLVAAADDEVRTFRISRMSGAAMGDEPFERPEPFDLAAYWEESTARFKASLPRYPARIRVREEKLERLAAHRYVKLVKVSPANAGFAEAEAEFNTLESAVEILLGFGASVEAVEPAELRAAVLAEARAIVTRHAGKSEPDR, from the coding sequence CTGAGAGCGGACCGGCTGATTGCCATTCTGATGTTTCTGCAAAACCGCGGCCGAATGACGTCGCGCGAGCTGGCGGATAAGCTCGAGGTGTCCGAGCGGACCGTTCACCGCGACATGGAGGCGCTGAGCGCGGCCGGCATTCCGGTCGTCGCCGAGCGGGGGAGCGGCGGCGGATGGTCGCTGGCGGAAGGCTACCGGACGGATTTGACCGGGATGAAAAGCAAAGAGATGCAATCGCTGCTTCTCGCTCAGCCCTCTTCCGTCCTGCACGATCTGGGCATGACCGGCGTATTCGAAGGGGCGTTCCGAAAGCTGCTCGCCTCGCTGCCGGAGGCGCTTCGGCAGGAAGCGGAGGTCGTCCGCCGGCGCATTCACGTGGACGGCGCGGGATGGCATGAGGCGGCCGGCGAGCAGGTTCCTTCGCTGCCGCTCGTTCAGGAGGCGGTATGGGCGGAACGTACGCTGCGCTTCCGGTACCGGCGCGGTGATGGGACGGAGTCGGCGGAGCGTATCGTCTGTCCGCTCGGTCTGGTGGCGAAAAACGGCATCTGGTACCTGGTCGCCGCGGCGGATGACGAGGTGCGCACCTTCCGCATTTCGCGCATGAGCGGAGCGGCGATGGGGGACGAACCGTTCGAGCGGCCCGAGCCGTTCGACTTGGCGGCTTACTGGGAGGAATCGACCGCGCGCTTCAAGGCTTCGCTTCCGCGCTATCCGGCCCGGATCCGGGTGCGCGAGGAGAAGCTGGAGCGATTGGCCGCGCACCGGTACGTGAAGCTGGTGAAGGTATCGCCGGCGAATGCCGGCTTCGCGGAGGCGGAAGCCGAATTTAACACGCTGGAGTCCGCCGTCGAAATCCTGCTCGGCTTCGGCGCTTCCGTTGAAGCCGTTGAGCCGGCGGAGCTCCGGGCGGCGGTGCTGGCCGAAGCGCGGGCGATCGTAACGCGGCATGCCGGGAAGTCGGAGCCGGACCGCTGA
- a CDS encoding SDR family oxidoreductase, whose protein sequence is MKPLQGKVAVVAGATRGAGRGIAVALGEAGAVVYCTGRSVRGNLSGMNRKETIEETAEMVTEAGGTGIPVRTDHTAEEEVKALFERVADEQAGRLDILVNDIWGGDPLTEWGKPFWEHSLADGLQMQRLAVRTHMITSRYGAPLMVAGKKGLLIEITDGVDYRYRGNIYYSLAKISAIHLAEAMAEDLRPFGVTAVALTPGFLRSEAMLDHFGVSEDNWRKAARTDPHFLMSETPAFVGRAAAALAADPDVFRKTGQALSSWSLSDEYGFTDCDGSRPHWGNYAKEQGF, encoded by the coding sequence ATGAAACCTTTGCAAGGAAAAGTGGCGGTTGTGGCCGGAGCGACGCGGGGAGCGGGACGAGGGATCGCGGTGGCGCTCGGCGAAGCGGGAGCCGTCGTTTACTGTACGGGCCGAAGCGTGAGAGGAAATCTGTCCGGGATGAACCGGAAGGAAACGATCGAGGAGACGGCGGAAATGGTGACGGAAGCCGGCGGAACGGGCATTCCGGTCCGGACGGATCACACCGCGGAAGAGGAAGTGAAGGCGCTGTTCGAGCGCGTTGCGGATGAACAGGCGGGAAGGCTGGATATTTTGGTCAACGACATTTGGGGCGGCGATCCGCTTACGGAATGGGGAAAGCCGTTCTGGGAGCATTCGCTTGCGGACGGGCTGCAGATGCAGCGTCTCGCGGTCCGTACGCACATGATTACGAGCCGTTACGGCGCGCCGCTCATGGTCGCCGGAAAGAAGGGACTGCTGATCGAGATTACCGATGGCGTCGATTACCGGTACCGCGGCAATATATATTACAGTTTGGCCAAAATATCGGCGATCCATCTGGCGGAGGCGATGGCGGAGGATTTGCGGCCCTTCGGGGTGACGGCGGTGGCGCTTACCCCCGGTTTTCTCCGATCGGAGGCGATGCTTGATCATTTCGGCGTATCGGAGGACAATTGGAGGAAAGCAGCGCGGACCGACCCGCATTTTCTCATGTCGGAAACGCCGGCGTTTGTCGGGCGGGCGGCGGCCGCATTGGCGGCCGATCCGGACGTGTTCCGCAAAACGGGGCAGGCTCTCAGCAGCTGGTCGCTATCGGACGAATACGGATTTACCGATTGCGACGGAAGCCGCCCGCATTGGGGCAACTATGCGAAGGAGCAGGGATTTTAA
- a CDS encoding LacI family DNA-binding transcriptional regulator has translation MATIDDVARASGVSKSTVSSVFSRKRPISKEVTERVLAAAKRLNYKPNYWARSLANRSTRIIGLNLRGESFKFGQFQLSLLNGVLSACYAHGYRLLVNSLSEAFSSQVEHMTSSPVDGEIILDPESGDVRIEERIVGGVPVVIIGRPPKPYESQISYVDNDNAGMAELVTRHLLGMGHRDILFLNAPAVRTVAADRAAGYWNAFRAIGLEPDKELLVHHLPESGSEGLSSYDFARETVVKLLEARRGVTAVIADSDTMALGVYKAAELCRRRIPGELSVLAFSDDSVLFPEFSPPLTGVRLHAEQLGMEAAKLLIGQLSESANAVRRVLVQAGLVVRGSCSGPPR, from the coding sequence TTGGCAACGATCGATGATGTCGCCCGGGCGTCAGGCGTTTCGAAGAGCACGGTTTCGAGCGTGTTCAGCCGAAAGCGCCCGATCAGCAAGGAAGTGACCGAGCGTGTGCTGGCGGCGGCCAAACGGCTGAACTACAAGCCGAATTACTGGGCGAGAAGCCTCGCGAACCGCTCGACCCGCATCATCGGCTTGAATCTTCGGGGCGAATCGTTCAAATTCGGCCAGTTCCAGCTGTCGCTGCTGAACGGCGTGCTGAGCGCATGCTACGCGCACGGCTACCGGCTGCTCGTCAATTCGCTGTCCGAAGCGTTCAGCTCGCAAGTGGAGCATATGACCTCGAGTCCGGTGGACGGCGAAATCATCCTCGATCCCGAAAGCGGCGACGTCCGAATCGAGGAACGGATCGTCGGCGGCGTGCCGGTTGTCATCATCGGACGGCCGCCCAAGCCGTACGAGTCGCAGATCAGCTACGTTGACAACGACAATGCCGGCATGGCCGAGCTGGTCACACGTCATCTGCTCGGGATGGGGCACCGGGATATTTTGTTTCTGAACGCGCCCGCCGTGCGAACGGTGGCGGCGGACCGCGCCGCAGGCTACTGGAACGCCTTTCGCGCGATAGGTCTGGAACCGGACAAAGAGCTGCTGGTCCATCATCTGCCCGAGAGCGGCAGCGAAGGATTATCTTCCTATGACTTTGCCCGCGAAACAGTAGTGAAGCTGCTGGAGGCGCGCCGCGGCGTGACGGCTGTCATCGCCGATTCGGACACGATGGCGCTCGGCGTCTACAAAGCGGCGGAGCTGTGCCGCCGCCGCATTCCCGGGGAGCTGTCGGTGCTGGCCTTCAGCGACGATTCCGTGCTGTTTCCCGAATTTTCGCCGCCGCTTACCGGCGTCAGGCTGCATGCGGAGCAGCTCGGCATGGAAGCCGCCAAGCTGCTGATCGGGCAGCTCTCGGAAAGCGCGAATGCCGTGCGGCGCGTACTCGTGCAGGCCGGGCTTGTCGTGCGCGGTTCCTGCTCGGGTCCGCCCCGCTAA
- a CDS encoding extracellular solute-binding protein, translating into MTMKKTWAALSALTLAGTLVLSACGGSGQNAAGGNASAGGNGSTGSGASSSGSGASASDKPAADMKLRILTANVGGKTPEENKQFEAEIKKLTGIDATLERPASDYDQKVLTALGSGEKYDLIEGSDLGKLAEFVDQGVVTDLTDFVKSSKVLSDPSVIPTSEWDQLKDKDGRIVAVFSKFQGGTMPIVRKDWLDKLHLQEPKTLDDYYNVLKAFKEQDPDGDGKADTYGLSTSGLYDIQGFMSAAGLKYRYVMKDGKRTIPYATEAAVPMYQWFAKLTKEGIMDPNFITNDTGKMRNLFLTDRVGIITYWDAWVGMFNSLKKQEDPNTSFQAEGITSAEGPGGTILMRRGDPDYWFIPANAEHPDAAKKFLEFWNTQPGIMLGSIGIEDVDYTKSGDTYTLTDTGKQHNMDHGVPFWYNQNVKPPFPGLPGVQEAQDLAKKYATLELALPGWSDAEKIVQNYALKAMAGQMDAEEAVKKMRDELFAKKLIDE; encoded by the coding sequence ATGACAATGAAGAAAACATGGGCCGCGCTGTCCGCACTGACGCTGGCCGGCACGCTGGTGCTTTCGGCGTGCGGCGGCAGCGGCCAAAACGCGGCCGGAGGGAACGCATCCGCAGGTGGGAACGGTTCCACCGGTTCGGGCGCGTCCTCATCGGGCAGCGGAGCATCGGCTTCGGATAAGCCGGCCGCCGATATGAAGCTGCGCATCCTGACGGCGAACGTCGGCGGCAAAACGCCGGAGGAGAACAAGCAGTTCGAAGCCGAGATCAAGAAGCTGACCGGCATCGACGCCACGCTTGAGCGCCCGGCGAGCGACTACGACCAGAAGGTGCTGACGGCGCTCGGCTCCGGCGAGAAATACGACCTGATTGAAGGCAGCGACCTCGGCAAGCTCGCCGAATTCGTCGATCAGGGCGTCGTGACGGATTTGACCGATTTCGTCAAATCGTCCAAGGTGCTCTCCGATCCGTCCGTCATTCCGACTAGCGAATGGGATCAGCTGAAGGACAAGGACGGCCGCATCGTTGCCGTATTCAGCAAATTCCAGGGCGGCACGATGCCGATCGTCCGCAAGGACTGGCTCGACAAGCTCCACCTGCAGGAGCCGAAGACGCTGGACGATTATTACAACGTGCTCAAAGCGTTCAAAGAGCAGGACCCGGACGGCGACGGGAAAGCCGACACTTACGGTCTCAGCACGTCGGGCCTCTACGATATTCAGGGCTTCATGAGCGCCGCCGGCCTCAAATACCGCTACGTCATGAAGGACGGGAAACGGACGATTCCGTACGCGACCGAAGCGGCCGTTCCGATGTATCAGTGGTTTGCGAAGCTGACCAAGGAAGGCATCATGGATCCGAACTTCATCACGAACGACACCGGCAAAATGCGCAACCTGTTTCTGACGGACCGCGTCGGCATAATTACGTACTGGGACGCCTGGGTCGGCATGTTCAACAGCCTGAAGAAGCAGGAAGACCCGAATACGTCGTTCCAGGCCGAAGGCATCACCTCGGCCGAAGGGCCGGGCGGCACGATTCTGATGCGCCGCGGCGACCCGGACTATTGGTTCATTCCGGCAAACGCCGAGCATCCGGACGCGGCGAAGAAGTTTCTGGAATTCTGGAACACGCAGCCGGGCATTATGCTGGGCAGTATCGGCATCGAAGACGTGGATTATACGAAAAGCGGCGATACGTATACGCTGACGGATACCGGCAAGCAGCATAACATGGACCACGGCGTGCCGTTCTGGTACAACCAGAACGTGAAGCCGCCGTTCCCCGGGCTGCCGGGCGTGCAGGAAGCACAGGACCTGGCGAAAAAATACGCGACGCTGGAGCTGGCGCTGCCGGGCTGGTCCGACGCCGAGAAAATCGTGCAAAACTATGCGCTGAAAGCGATGGCCGGCCAGATGGACGCCGAGGAAGCCGTCAAAAAAATGCGCGACGAGCTGTTTGCGAAGAAGCTGATCGACGAATAG
- a CDS encoding ABC transporter permease subunit, producing MRTLRKYGPLYVMMVPVVVYFLVYAYYPLVRGLQTSFQDYRLMGDRPYVGWSNYSAVLHDTSFQEALVNTFIIGGSILLIGFAAPLVVALSLNEVLQAWYKKLAQMVLYIPHLLSWVVIGGMWIFLLSPDNGLVNLLLVKAGLDQPVNFLADPGWARWIMILLAVWKDMGYNCILFLAGIMSINPSLYEAARMDGASRWQQVRFVTLPQLSSTMKVIFLLNTLGILRIFDEVFILRNPTTAPKVDVLMMYTFQKGMVDIQIGTAAAASFFVVLLTLALTLVVRWVTRFDEV from the coding sequence GTGAGAACGCTCCGCAAATACGGGCCGCTGTACGTCATGATGGTGCCGGTCGTCGTTTATTTTCTCGTCTATGCCTATTACCCGCTTGTCCGCGGCTTGCAGACGAGCTTTCAGGATTACCGGCTGATGGGCGACCGGCCTTATGTCGGATGGTCCAACTACAGCGCCGTGCTGCATGATACGTCGTTCCAGGAGGCGCTCGTCAATACGTTCATCATCGGCGGCAGCATCCTGCTGATCGGCTTTGCCGCTCCGCTTGTCGTCGCGCTGTCGCTGAACGAGGTGCTGCAGGCCTGGTACAAGAAGCTGGCGCAAATGGTGCTGTACATCCCCCATTTGCTGAGCTGGGTCGTCATCGGCGGCATGTGGATTTTTCTGCTGTCGCCGGACAACGGACTGGTCAACCTGCTGCTCGTCAAAGCCGGGCTCGATCAGCCGGTCAATTTCCTCGCGGATCCCGGCTGGGCGCGCTGGATCATGATTTTGCTCGCGGTCTGGAAGGACATGGGCTACAACTGCATCCTGTTTCTGGCGGGCATCATGTCGATCAATCCGTCGCTTTATGAAGCCGCCCGGATGGACGGCGCCTCGCGCTGGCAGCAGGTGCGCTTCGTGACGCTGCCGCAGCTGTCGAGCACGATGAAGGTCATTTTTCTGCTCAACACGCTCGGCATTTTGCGGATTTTCGACGAGGTATTCATTTTGCGGAATCCGACGACGGCACCGAAGGTCGACGTCCTGATGATGTATACGTTCCAAAAAGGCATGGTGGATATTCAAATCGGGACGGCGGCCGCGGCCAGCTTCTTCGTCGTCCTGTTAACGCTGGCGCTGACGCTCGTCGTACGATGGGTCACGCGCTTCGATGAGGTGTAA
- a CDS encoding carbohydrate ABC transporter permease, producing MSERYDRLGWANKCFDALNALFLLALMLTMIIPFLNVIALAFSSGVASMQPDIILFPKSFSLEGFRTVWENLDLWRPFLNSAIVTVAGTALHVLLSCLAGYVLIHPELPGKRIMVTFILITMMVPQEAVMIPLYIVNKDLHLINTLSVLVLSGLVSGFSILLMRNFFLGVPYEMAESAKIDGAGEFRIFLTMYMRLATAGLATVTLFEFVGRWNAFTAAVMFINDSMKYTLQLALKSMIVDTGAVSSNYLITTNVRMAGIIISILPLLAVYPFVQKYFMKGILLGASKE from the coding sequence ATGAGCGAACGATACGACCGGCTCGGCTGGGCGAACAAATGCTTCGACGCGCTGAACGCGCTGTTTCTGCTCGCGCTGATGCTGACCATGATCATACCGTTTCTGAACGTCATTGCGCTGGCGTTCTCGTCCGGAGTGGCCTCGATGCAGCCGGACATTATTTTGTTCCCGAAATCGTTCAGCCTGGAGGGCTTCCGCACCGTATGGGAAAATCTCGACTTGTGGCGGCCGTTCCTGAACAGCGCGATCGTGACGGTTGCCGGCACCGCGCTGCATGTGCTGCTGTCCTGCCTGGCCGGCTACGTGCTCATTCACCCGGAGCTGCCCGGCAAACGGATCATGGTCACGTTTATCCTGATTACGATGATGGTGCCGCAGGAAGCGGTCATGATCCCGCTTTATATCGTGAACAAGGACCTGCACCTGATCAACACGCTGAGCGTATTGGTGCTGTCCGGGCTCGTATCGGGCTTCTCGATCCTGCTGATGCGCAATTTTTTTCTCGGCGTCCCGTACGAAATGGCGGAATCGGCCAAAATCGACGGCGCGGGCGAGTTCCGCATCTTTCTGACGATGTACATGCGGCTGGCCACGGCCGGGCTCGCGACGGTGACGCTGTTCGAATTCGTCGGCCGCTGGAACGCCTTCACCGCCGCCGTCATGTTCATCAACGACAGCATGAAATATACGCTGCAGCTGGCACTTAAATCGATGATCGTCGATACCGGCGCGGTGTCGAGCAACTACCTGATCACGACAAACGTGCGGATGGCCGGCATTATCATCAGCATTTTGCCCCTCTTGGCCGTCTATCCGTTCGTGCAAAAATATTTCATGAAGGGCATTTTGCTCGGGGCGAGCAAAGAATAG
- a CDS encoding CehA/McbA family metallohydrolase: MRKELERQMETRQEKRFTLERLIDKSEERTYLEVPFEIGEGYERVEVRLSVTGSDDGGGPCVVDLGLRSPERIVGWSGGARDRVFVSAEKATPGYLPRPVAPGTWAVLLGAYRVPEAGCLAKLEVTLAPPVPRWLKGDLHTHSVHSDGTYTIAGALDSCRSLGLDFIALTDHNTASQNAAARVPDEKLLVIPGVELTSYMGHVNLLGQPDALDDFRVLNGADAADGLSKARERGAFVSLNHPFCPDCPWLLGFDVPFDAIEVWNGPWRGLNETAVRWWQEQLASGHRIIALGGSDTHRPNSVVRHGGPTAFVRSETDTVSGIMDGIRAGRVVLSYAPDGTFASMDSRGSGSGDIALPDEDGAVPLTIEVSGAAGDVLALWSDRGIEAQWRLEGPADREAEWAEAARKLAGFAGGRELRALADTQAAATAAPAGCRSAAEAAAEDISAANALAGGRNAAAGTEAYGPAAGETAAAESAADRTAAATSSAALMARPGTGFGCLPEPLLVQTGPGGSARLIFAGSADRLFYRLEARRFVPDTDVSVMTCLTNPIFIKNR, translated from the coding sequence TTGCGGAAGGAGTTGGAACGGCAGATGGAAACGCGGCAGGAAAAGCGATTCACCTTGGAGCGGCTTATCGATAAAAGCGAAGAACGCACTTATTTGGAGGTTCCGTTCGAGATTGGCGAAGGGTACGAACGCGTGGAAGTGCGGCTGTCCGTCACCGGCTCCGATGACGGCGGCGGACCTTGCGTCGTCGATCTCGGCCTGCGATCCCCGGAACGGATCGTCGGCTGGAGCGGCGGCGCGCGCGATCGAGTCTTCGTCTCGGCGGAAAAAGCGACGCCCGGCTACCTGCCCCGACCGGTCGCGCCGGGCACATGGGCCGTACTGCTCGGCGCCTACCGCGTGCCGGAAGCGGGATGTCTTGCGAAGCTGGAGGTGACGCTCGCGCCGCCCGTCCCCCGCTGGCTGAAGGGCGATCTTCATACGCACAGCGTCCACAGCGACGGCACGTACACGATCGCGGGCGCGCTCGACAGCTGTCGGTCGCTTGGGCTCGATTTTATCGCGCTGACCGACCATAATACTGCGTCCCAGAACGCGGCGGCGCGCGTTCCGGACGAGAAGCTGCTCGTCATTCCGGGCGTGGAGCTGACGAGCTACATGGGGCATGTGAACCTGCTCGGACAGCCCGACGCGCTGGACGATTTTCGCGTCTTGAACGGCGCGGACGCGGCGGATGGGCTTTCGAAAGCCCGGGAGCGCGGCGCCTTCGTTTCGCTCAACCACCCCTTCTGCCCCGACTGCCCGTGGCTGCTCGGCTTCGACGTTCCGTTCGATGCGATCGAGGTATGGAACGGGCCGTGGCGCGGCCTGAACGAAACGGCCGTCCGCTGGTGGCAGGAGCAGCTCGCTTCCGGCCATCGGATTATCGCCCTCGGCGGCAGCGATACGCACCGCCCAAACAGCGTCGTGCGGCACGGCGGGCCGACCGCTTTCGTCCGGTCCGAGACGGACACGGTGTCCGGCATCATGGACGGCATCCGCGCCGGGCGGGTCGTGCTGTCGTACGCGCCGGACGGCACGTTCGCGTCAATGGACTCCCGCGGCAGCGGCAGCGGCGATATCGCGCTGCCGGATGAGGACGGCGCCGTGCCGCTTACGATCGAAGTGTCGGGCGCGGCCGGCGACGTTCTCGCGCTCTGGTCCGACCGCGGCATCGAAGCGCAGTGGCGGCTGGAAGGGCCGGCGGACCGGGAGGCCGAATGGGCCGAAGCGGCGCGGAAGCTTGCCGGCTTCGCCGGCGGCCGCGAGCTGCGGGCGCTGGCGGATACACAGGCAGCTGCAACGGCAGCGCCGGCCGGCTGCAGGTCGGCGGCGGAAGCTGCCGCCGAAGACATCTCGGCCGCGAACGCGTTGGCCGGTGGCCGGAATGCTGCTGCCGGAACCGAAGCGTACGGGCCTGCTGCCGGCGAAACTGCCGCTGCGGAAAGCGCGGCAGACAGGACAGCGGCAGCGACCAGCTCCGCGGCCCTAATGGCAAGGCCCGGCACCGGTTTCGGCTGCCTGCCGGAGCCGCTGCTTGTACAGACCGGCCCCGGCGGGAGCGCCCGGCTGATCTTCGCCGGCTCGGCGGATCGCCTCTTTTACCGTTTGGAAGCTCGCCGTTTCGTGCCGGACACGGACGTATCCGTCATGACCTGCCTTACGAACCCGATTTTTATCAAGAATCGCTAG